The DNA sequence ACGCTCGTGGACAGCATGCTCAAGCAGGCCGGCATATTCGGCGCCAGGGAAGAGGTGAGGGAGCGGGTCATGGACAGCATGGACCTCGAACGGGAGCGGGGCATAACCATCATGGCCAAGAACACCGCCGTCGTCTACGACGGGATGAAGATCAACATCGTCGACACCCCCGGGCACGCCGACTTCGGGGGCGAGGTCGAGAGGATCCTTAAGATGGTGGACGGCGTGCTCCTCTTGGTGGACGCCTCCGAGGGGCCGCTCCCGCAGACGAGGTTCGTCCTTAAGAAGGCGCTCGAACTCGACCTGCCTCCCATACTCGTCATAAATAAGATCGACAGGCAGGACGCGCGCATCCGGGAGGTGCTCGACGAGGTCTACGACATGTTCATAGACCTTGACGCCACCGAAGATCAGATCGACTTCCCCGTGGTCTACGCGATCGCGAGGGACGGCATAGCCAAGCTCGACCCGGAAGACGATTCTCGGGACCTGAAACCGCTCTTCGACCTCCTGATAAACAAGATGCCCCCGCCCGGTGGCGACCCGGACGGGCCGCTCCAGCTGCTCGTAACCAACATAGACTACTCGGAGTACATCGGCAGGCTCGCGGTCGGGAGGATAGAGTCCGGGACGCTCCGTTCCGGCGACGCGGTCGCCGTGGTGGGCGCCGACGGCATGGATGCCGATGGCGCGGTGGCGCGGACGAGGGTCACGGCCCTCTATACATTCGAGGGACTCGAAAGGAAGGAGACCAAAGAGGCGGGCGCGGGAGATATAGTGGCGCTCGCCGGCATGGAGAATGTCGGCATAGGGGATACGATAACCGACAGCGAAGAGCCGAAGCCTCTGCCCCGGATAAAGATCGACGAGCCCACCATATCGGTCGTCTTCTCGGTAAACGACTCCCCCTTTGCCGGCAGGGACGGCAAGTACGTCACCTCCAATAACCTGAGGGAGCGGCTCGAAAAAGAGCTCCTCTACAACGTCTCCATAAAGGTCGACTTCGAACGGCCCGACGCCTTCAAGGTGATGGGCAGGGGAGAGTTGCAGATAGCGATCATCATCGAGATGATGCGGCGGGAGGGCTACGAGCTCTCCGTGGCCATGCCCGAGACGATAACCAAGAGGATAGACGATAAGCTCCACGAGCCGATGGAGCTCCTCTTCGTGGACGTGCCCGAGGAGTACGTCGGCGTCGTCACCCAGCAGCTCGGGATACGCAAAGGGAAGATGATAAAGATGGAGAATAACGGCTACGGCAGGGCAAGGCTCGAGTTCAGGGTGCCGTCGAGGGGGCTGATCGGTTTCAGGTCCCAGTTCCTGACCGACACCCGCGGCACGGGCCTCATGAACCACCTCTTCGACGGATACGAGCCGTTCCACGGCGCCATAACGAAGCGCGCCACCGGGGCGCTCGTGGCCGACAGGGCGGGCAAGTCCAATACCTACGCCCTGAACCACCTCCAGCCACGCGGGACGCTCTTCATAAAGGAGGGCACCCCGGTCTACGAGGGCATGATAATAGGCGAGAACTCGCGCGATAACGACCTGGACGTGAACGTAACGAAAGAGAAGAAGCTCACCAACATGAGGGCGGCCGGCTCCGACGAGACGCTCCATCTCATATCCCCGAGGGTGATGAGCCTCGAGGGCGCCATCGAGTTCATAAGGGAGGACGAGCTTGTGGAGGTCACCCCGGAGAACATACGCCTGAGGAAGAAGGTGCTTCAGGCGGGCAAGAGGCCGAAAAAGGTTAAGGAATAGGGTTACGTTAAAATCCGG is a window from the Thermodesulfobacteriota bacterium genome containing:
- the typA gene encoding translational GTPase TypA, with the translated sequence TLVDSMLKQAGIFGAREEVRERVMDSMDLERERGITIMAKNTAVVYDGMKINIVDTPGHADFGGEVERILKMVDGVLLLVDASEGPLPQTRFVLKKALELDLPPILVINKIDRQDARIREVLDEVYDMFIDLDATEDQIDFPVVYAIARDGIAKLDPEDDSRDLKPLFDLLINKMPPPGGDPDGPLQLLVTNIDYSEYIGRLAVGRIESGTLRSGDAVAVVGADGMDADGAVARTRVTALYTFEGLERKETKEAGAGDIVALAGMENVGIGDTITDSEEPKPLPRIKIDEPTISVVFSVNDSPFAGRDGKYVTSNNLRERLEKELLYNVSIKVDFERPDAFKVMGRGELQIAIIIEMMRREGYELSVAMPETITKRIDDKLHEPMELLFVDVPEEYVGVVTQQLGIRKGKMIKMENNGYGRARLEFRVPSRGLIGFRSQFLTDTRGTGLMNHLFDGYEPFHGAITKRATGALVADRAGKSNTYALNHLQPRGTLFIKEGTPVYEGMIIGENSRDNDLDVNVTKEKKLTNMRAAGSDETLHLISPRVMSLEGAIEFIREDELVEVTPENIRLRKKVLQAGKRPKKVKE